In a genomic window of Acipenser ruthenus chromosome 41, fAciRut3.2 maternal haplotype, whole genome shotgun sequence:
- the LOC131709022 gene encoding macrophage mannose receptor 1-like, translating to MYGAAGEERGKWNDAGCHSTSPFFCYNESCTDASCTKYHFVATAMNWTAAQTHCRDKYTDLATVHSQEEVKQLSDILNTSTNAWIGMYRDVSENWQWSNGDEVTYNTRRVKLFCATVSKDRDWTDSVCHDTKHFICYDSRKGIFFSVMLSVMRCIDPKLRLSSFSGDTRERYIRIEQPKTWYEAQQYCRKHHTDLVSVKNEDENNKIKEKANGKPVWIGLFNNPWKWSDGGDKYTPQNLSEKQPDNYEGKEKCVTIQNKTNKLTLNDDQCSKAHPFFCYDDGRKLFLVKENKTWEEAVEYCRSNHTDLVSIGSKQELQRVYRKAKKASSSHVWLGLLQSCTFGFWYWVDGAQSCYDNWAPKPRSQSGCNQCGVMTARNGSKWTEKPCTERFNFICYNGTTGSSH from the exons aatccTGTACAGACGCTTCCTGCACTAAATACCACTTTGTGGCAACAGCTATGAACTGGACTGCAGCTCAGACACACTGTAGAGATAAAtacacagacctggccactgtcCACAGCCAAGAGGAAGTAAAGCAACTCTCAGATATTTTAAACACTAGTACCAATGCCTGGATCGGGATGTATCGTGATGTCAgtgagaactggcagtggtccaatGGAGATGAAGTCACCTACAACACGAGACGTGTCAAACTCTTCTGTGCTACAGTCAGTAAAGATAGAGATTGGACCGATTCTGTCTGTCATGATACAAAACATTTCATATGTTATGACAGTCGTAaaggtattttcttttctgttatgCTCTCTGTGATGCGGTGTATAGACCCCAAACTA CGTCTCTCAAGCTTCTCCGGAG ACACCAGAGAGAGATATATCCGGATTGAGCAACCGAAAACCTGgtatgaagctcagcagtactgtagaaaaCACCACACTGATCTAGTCAGTGTAAAGAATGaggatgaaaataataaaataaaggagAAAGCAAATGGAAAACCTGTCTGGATTGGTctgttcaataacccctggaAGTGGTCGGATGGGGGGGATAAATACACGCCTCAGAACTTGTCAGAAAAGCAACCTGACAATTATGAAGGCAAAGAGAAATGTGTGACGAttcaaaacaaaactaataagCTTACATTAAATGATGATCAATGCAGCAAAGCACACCCCTTCTTCTGCTATGACG ATGGCAGGAAGCTGTTCCTTGTGAAGGAGAATAAAACCTGGGAGGAAGCCGTGGAGTACTGCAGATCAAACCACACTGACCTGGTCAGCATCGGGTCAAAGCAGGAGCTCCAGAGGGTGTACCGAAAGGCTAAAAAGGCCAGCTCTTCACATGTCTGGCTCGGGCTGCTGCAGAGCTGTACCTTTGGCTTCTGGTACTGGGTGGACGGAGCCCAGTCCTGTTATGATAACTGGGCTCCAAAACCCCGATCTCAGTCTGGGTGTAACCAGTGTGGAGTCATGACTGCAAGGAACGGGTCAAAATGGACTGAAAAACCCTGCACTGAGAGGTTCAACTTCATCTGCTACAACG gtacaactggctCTTCTCACTGA